In Scylla paramamosain isolate STU-SP2022 chromosome 16, ASM3559412v1, whole genome shotgun sequence, the genomic window TATCTGTTTCAACTGCCTCAGAGGAGTTCATGTAGCAAGTCAATGTAACTTGAAAAGAACATGTGATGTTAAAGGAAACAATAACATCCGCTGTAGCAGACCTCATCACAACATGTTGCATCGAGCTCACGTAGAGGGAATTATGTTTCACACCACAAGTCAAAGGCAAAATATACCATTGATAAGAAAGACACTGTTAATGATCAGTAAAATATTCAGTCAGGGACGACCTGTAACGACACTCTGGGATTCAGGGTCCGATATAACTATCATAACGCATGCGCTTGCTTCAAAATTTGGATTAGAGAGCAGAGACATAGATCTATCAATGACAAAAGTGGGCAATATAACTGAAAAATTCCCTAGCAAAGAATACATGCTCTTTCTTACAGATAAGGATGGAAACGAATTGTTCATAAGAGCagtaggaatgaaggaaatatctTCTAACCTAGTGGAAGTGGACGTCTCTGATGTCAGTCTGTTTGAAGAGCACAAGATATCACATTGTGACATTGAAAGACCCAGTGGAAGTATTGATCTACTTGCAGGTGCTGACAATTGCGAACTATTGCCCACTGTTGTAGGAGTAAATGGCAAATTGCAGTTAATGCAGAATCGGTTCGGATTTTGTATCAGAGGATCTCACCCTCGTATTAAATCCCGTGGTAACAGTAATAGCCACGTTAGTGTCAGAGTGAATCATTTGGCTAACTTTTCTCATATCAATGATATATTGGTGGAATCTAAATCCAGCATTAAGGCGAGTCTTGACAATTTCTTTGATGTAGACAATCTAGGAACTCACTGTATTCCCAAATGTGGTAATTATAAGTGTGGTAAATGTGTTATTGGAAATAATGATTACactataaaggaagaaaaggaattagCCATCATAGAAAAGGGATTACATTATGATGAAGTAAACTGCCAGTGGACGGTGGAGTATCCCTGGATAAAAGACCCAAGACTTTTGCCTAATAATATTTCAGTAGCTATTGCTAGGATGAAATCCACAGAGAAAAGACTTGCTAAATTAGGCCCTAATTATTCCAGATCTTATCAGGATCAAATAGAGGACATGGTCATCAGAAATGTATGCAGGAAATTATCAGAAATAGAACTGCAAACTTATAATGGTCCTATTCACTACGTGCAGCATCATGAGGTCCATAAACCTGATTCACTATCAACACGTCTCAGAATTGTTTTTAATTCATCAGCATCATATATGGGTCATGTCTTGAACGACTACTGGTGTAAAGGTCCGAATGTCTTGAATGATCAGTTGGCTGTTTTATTTAGATTTCGTCAAAGAGGGATAGCAATCGTCGATGACATCAGCAAAATGTACCACACTATCAAACTCAGTTCATTAGATCAACACACTCACAGGTTCGTCTGGAGAGATATGAGACTAAAAGATGTACCCGACCATTATGCTCTTACAGGTGTAGCGTTCGGCGATAAACCGAACAAGTGGAACTATAGCAATGTTGGGTTTGAAACATACTGctgaaattaatgtaaacaagTATGCTAAAATAGCGGATATGATTATCAATAACACCTATGTAGATGACATATTATATTCCACAGACACGAAGGCTGAAGCTTATGATTTGATAAAGAATGCTGAGAAAGTGTTGTCATCTGGAAACTTCAAGATAAAGCGCTGGATAGTTTCTGGTATAAATACTGCATTTAGTAATGTCAATCTACATTccactgataaagaaaaaaatctaggaTTGATTTGGAATCCAAAGGAAGATGACTTCACATACAAGGTTAGGGTGATTTTTTCTGAAAAGCAGCGTAAAGTTCACATAAGGCCTGACCTGACTAGAGAACACATTGCAGCCAAGCTTCCAGATGTACTAAGAGAATAATATTGAGTCAGATTGCTTCAGTTTATGATCCACTAGGACTAATTACACCTTTCACATTAAAAGCTAAATTATTGATGAGGAAATTGGTGACTCAAAGCGGTAATTCTACTAGGTGACGAGGTGAAGTGCAGGGGATGGGATGACCCACTAtcaaatgatgaaagagaaacatgGAAGTCCTTCTTCATAGAGCTTTATGATTTAGAAACCATTTTCTTTAAGAGATGTCTAAGACCTGCATCTGCTATAGGAAATCCAATACTTGTATTTTCTGATGGTAGCACTCAAGCATATGGTACTTGTGCATACATTCGGTGGAAATTGGGATCTGGCAATTATGAGGCAAATCTCATTGCAGCTAAAGGTAGGATAGCTCCTTCCAGGCAACTAACGGTTCCAAGACTGGAATTATGTGGAGCTGTTTTAGCATGTAGACTAAGGGAGGTAATTGTTAA contains:
- the LOC135108115 gene encoding uncharacterized protein LOC135108115 isoform X1, whose protein sequence is MKTSNTVNHIEKILPMTQKREWVILAESITDSDQIFDELLKFLLREKRVLEYMDSSIRVTGNVDKSNVLNVAGSLTPDFGMRDDSGDIMEAIKRLQENQEYQRDFGVRDDSGDIMEAIKRLQENQEYQSKKLEQCMTNLANIVTSMTNSGSQNPHAGDKIRYNCWFHGTDNHDILECTTFQRMDNYGKIDALRKNGICFNCLRGVHVASQCNLKRTCDVKGNNNIRCSRPHHNMLHRAHVEGIMFHTTSQRQNIPLIRKTLLMISKIFSQGRPVTTLWDSGSDITIITHALASKFGLESRDIDLSMTKVGNITEKFPSKEYMLFLTDKDGNELFIRAVGMKEISSNLVEVDVSDVSLFEEHKISHCDIERPSGSIDLLAGADNCELLPTVVGVNGKLQLMQNRFGFCIRGSHPRIKSRGNSNSHVSVRVNHLANFSHINDILVESKSSIKASLDNFFDVDNLGTHCIPKCGNYKCGKCVIGNNDYTIKEEKELAIIEKGLHYDEVNCQWTVEYPWIKDPRLLPNNISVAIARMKSTEKRLAKLGPNYSRSYQDQIEDMVIRNVCRKLSEIELQTYNGPIHYVQHHEVHKPDSLSTRLRIVFNSSASYMGHVLNDYWCKGPNVLNDQLAVLFRFRQRGIAIVDDISKMYHTIKLSSLDQHTHRFVWRDMRLKDVPDHYALTGVAFGDKPNKWNYSNVGFETYC